Proteins encoded within one genomic window of Manduca sexta isolate Smith_Timp_Sample1 chromosome 18, JHU_Msex_v1.0, whole genome shotgun sequence:
- the LOC115444518 gene encoding uncharacterized protein LOC115444518 isoform X2 produces the protein MAAVRVRWRTRRCLGVVCLMMFIHVANGYEETYTISQLSPKSGSIGESTHIVLQTSTVQDLPFSIEPSVKHHDDVTELTTDEHVMPKSAEFIVRESRSINDDIPSSNNEIDSELEVHNKRKYYDIHPTKTVNYYNSDDGVILPSERFGDRLDFKFPGEGQRVPKARALAPTGPRIRPTAVQPIFATATPRDEGRQNSDIQNIITGIVKLLNGNVNVQANSQLLNGRPGRPVASRINNRGPPRITDVPLDFDKITPPPHPFMPTKTPPPYPFDRPPHHGVNLPEQIVPPLNRPGLHRPLPPWQRPRPRPPNRRPNPGLPMYKPVPIHHDPVETSQEANENETTHSENNIHQDEMPLINLPDTNTTEAPEKEEFKTTTETSTTTSTTETTTTSTTTEKPTTTSTTTTTTEKPTTTSTTTTTTTTTEKPTTETTKQTTTTDKPTTTEKLTTSEKPKTEKPTKIDKDKKKDSTAVVEKKHKVNEDKVVNKIAKNETMVEQILQPSIPENRPQFSSSSATPTPTEGLLEHVTSPLDSTTPIEISSINQQPLPTSQGMPYQPYRPRPGIVLDDTDFKPHGSRYRPERPDAAVITAPEVRLPGYGEIFDVTVSAIQGPGEAGSVHIEHINPASVGEHDDIIVSPSGEQGFVSIDGKRTYLNLFDSSTPTTGGPTRVHTPPQHSVPPVAAPSHRPPHSPHSPGPQLGTGVAIPADDEPAPPVRRPAPPQLLRPHQYARPTPAVRIDTCIVGDDSTCDQSQNEKCRTEAGISSCQCRPGYARRVHRDPCRRVVALILNLRVDRLYDRKVTWDAKLADKDSEPYQQLSFEAVRAIDSAFSMTPFSDDFVQGAVNGLHRGDGQHEGVFVNYTILLQETAETLRPAAASDIQKHVVGVLRRRHHNVGTSALWVRAPAASVPPLADVDECSSPELNDCHELASCTNTWGGFKCACPSWTLDTSPGSGPGAAGRWCRACAATHCSDRGVCKYHNGQPYCTCSSGYYGSTCEVDGEVVGAAAGASLAAALVIALTLAALLSWSRKWSREQKAVGMGSPVFNYMAANTIKTPPVGQPPYQVTLEERMRWAQIAEAMVQANHYAPDAQTMATRPSSALFGGYPTLPPVPLPRMGVLGNHSGTLNTVASRGNTTSHHNLYGYGGHMESSSSEASSHVQERADLLVPRPKSRARSMHNQTGIYYDVDYENAPETIYGTKGIPLSTYTVSRGPPFYRS, from the exons ATGGCCGCTGTTAGAGTAAGATGGCGGACGCGGAGGTGCCTCGGCGTCGTTTGTCTTATGATGTTCATACATGTTGCTAATG gATATGAAGAAACGTATACAATATCTCAACTGTCACCAAAGTCAGGCTCCATCGGCGAGTCGACGCACATCGTGCTACAGACGAGCACGGTGCAGGACCTGCCCTTCAGCATAGAGCCCAGCGTCAAGCACCACGATGACGTCACCGAACTCACCACCGACGAACATGTCATGCCCAAATCAGCAGAATTCATCGTACGAGAATCAAGATCCATCAATGATGACATTCCATCATCAAACAACGAGATTGATTCGGAATTAGAAGTGCATAATAAGAGGAAGTATTACGACATACATCCAACTAAAACTGTAAATTATTACAACAGTGATGACGGTGTCATCCTGCCCTCAGAGCGGTTCGGAGACAGGCTCGACTTCAAGTTTCCGGGGGAAGGACAGCGGGTCCCGAAAGCGCGGGCGCTGGCGCCGACGGGACCCAGAATACGGCCTACTGCAGTGCAGCCGATCTTTGCCACGGCCACCCCTAGAGACGAGGGGCGGCAGAACTCGGACATACAGAATATTATTACTGGTATAGTTAAGTTGTTGAATGGTAACGTGAACGTTCAAGCTAACTCTCAGCTTCTGAACGGGAGACCTGGAAGACCGGTGGCTTCCAGGATAAACAACCGCGGTCCTCCAAGGATTACGGACGTCCCGCTAGACTTCGACAAGATCACTCCGCCTCCCCACCCCTTCATGCCCACAAAAACTCCTCCGCCTTATCCATTCGATCGACCTCCCCATCATGGGGTCAATTTACCTGAGCAAATTGTGCCTCCATTGAATCGGCCAGGGCTCCACCGGCCCTTGCCTCCATGGCAGCGGCCGAGACCACGACCACCGAATAGACGACCCAACCCTGGCCTTCCCATGTACAAACCGGTGCCAATACACCACGATCCAGTAGAAACGTCTCAAGAAGCAAATGAAAATGAAACCACACATtctgaaaataatatacatcaaGATGAAATGCCTTTAATAAACCTACCAGACACCAACACAACAGAAGCTCCAGAGAAGGAGGAATTTAAAACCACTACCGAAACAAGTACAACAACTTCTACAACAGAAACAACAACAACGTCGACGACAACAGAAAAACCGACAACAACGTCTACTACTACGACAACAACTGAGAAGCCAACAACAACGTCAACAACAACGACGACAACGACAACCACCGAGAAACCAACGACAGAAACAACGAAGCAAACAACGACTACAGATAAACCAACTACAACAGAAAAACTGACGACATCAGAGAAACCAAAGACTGAGAAACCTACCAAAATAGACAAAGATAAGAAGAAAGACAGTACCGCTGTGGTCGAAAAGAAACATAAAGTCAATGAAGATAAGgttgttaataaaattgctaaaaaTGAGACAATGGTGGAACAGATCTTACAGCCGTCCATCCCGGAGAATAGACCGCAGTTCAGTTCGTCATCCGCCACTCCAACGCCTACTGAAGGCTTGCTGGAACATGTGACTTCCCCATTAGATTCTACTACACCGATAGAAATATCTTCAATCAACCAACAACCATTGCCCA CATCCCAAGGTATGCCGTACCAACCGTACCGTCCTCGGCCGGGCATAGTCCTGGACGACACGGACTTCAAGCCGCACGGGTCGCGGTACCGGCCCGAGAGACCGGACGCGGCCGTCATCACTGCGCCCGAGGTCCGGCTGCCGGGCTACGGGGAGATCTTCGACGTCACTGTGTCCGCTATACAGGGACCTGGGGAGGCGGGCTCTG TTCACATCGAGCACATAAACCCTGCATCAGTCGGAGAGCACGACGACATTATCGTGTCTCCGTCGGGCGAACAAGGGTTCGTGTCCATCGACGGGAAGCGCACCTACCTCAACCTGTTCGACAGCTCCACGCCCACCACGGGCGGACCCACGCGCGTCCACACGCCACCGCAGCATTCTG TGCCACCAGTAGCCGCACCATCTCACCGTCCTCCACACAGCCCACACAGTCCAGGCCCACAGCTGGGCACAGGCGTGGCGATCCCAGCAGACGATGAGCCCGCGCCTCCAGTGAGAAGACCCGCGCCACCACAACTGCTCCGCCCGCACCAGTACGCCAGACCTACACCCGCTGTCAG GATCGACACGTGCATAGTCGGCGACGATTCGACGTGCGACCAATCGCAGAACGAGAAGTGTAGGACCGAAGCGG GCATATCCTCCTGCCAGTGCCGGCCAGGATACGCGAGGAGAGTGCACCGCGACCCGTGCCGCAGGGTCGTGGCGCTCATACTGAACCTCAGGGTTGACAGGCTCTATGATAGAAAG GTGACGTGGGACGCGAAGTTGGCCGACAAGGACTCGGAGCCGTACCAACAATTGAGCTTTGAAGCTGTCAGAGCG ATCGACTCCGCGTTCTCGATGACGCCGTTCTCTGATGACTTCGTGCAAGGCGCCGTGAACGGACTGCACCGCGGCGACGGACAGCACGAGGGCGTCTTCGTCAACTACACCATACTG CTGCAGGAGACGGCGGAGACGCTGCggccggcggcggcgagcgACATCCAGAAGCACGTGGTGGGCGTGCTGCGGCGCCGCCACCACAACGTCGGCACCTCCGCGCTCTGGgtgcgcgcgcccgccgccagcgTGCCGCCGCTCGCAG ACGTAGACGAGTGCTCGTCCCCGGAGCTGAACGACTGCCACGAGCTCGCCTCCTGCACCAACACCTGGGGAGGGTTCAA GTGCGCGTGTCCATCGTGGACCCTGGACACGTCCCCAGGGTCAGGTCCGGGCGCGGCGGGTCGGTGGTGCCGCGCATGCGCCGCCACACACTGCAGTGACCGAGGAGTGTGCAAGTACCACAACGGACAGCCTTACTGCAC ATGCTCGTCGGGGTACTACGGCTCGACGTGCGAGGTGGACGGGGAGGTggtgggcgcggcggcgggcgcctCGCTCGCGGCCGCGCTCGTCATCGCGCTCACGCTCGCCGCGCTGCTCTCCTGGAg CCGCAAATGGTCCCGCGAGCAGAAGGCAGTGGGCATGGGCTCGCCGGTGTTCAACTACATGGCGGCCAACACCATCAAGACGCCGCCGGTGGGACAGCCGCCATACCAG GTGACGCTGGAGGAGCGCATGCGCTGGGCTCAGATCGCGGAGGCGATGGTGCAGGCCAACCACTACGCC CCGGACGCGCAGACGATGGCGACGCGTCCGTCCTCGGCGCTGTTCGGCGGGTACCCGACTCTACCGCCCGTGCCACTGCCCAG GATGGGCGTGCTCGGGAACCACTCGGGCACGTTGAACACGGTCGCCTCCCGCGGGAACACCACCTCACACCACAACCTCTACG
- the LOC115444518 gene encoding uncharacterized protein LOC115444518 isoform X1: MAAVRVRWRTRRCLGVVCLMMFIHVANGYEETYTISQLSPKSGSIGESTHIVLQTSTVQDLPFSIEPSVKHHDDVTELTTDEHVMPKSAEFIVRESRSINDDIPSSNNEIDSELEVHNKRKYYDIHPTKTVNYYNSDDGVILPSERFGDRLDFKFPGEGQRVPKARALAPTGPRIRPTAVQPIFATATPRDEGRQNSDIQNIITGIVKLLNGNVNVQANSQLLNGRPGRPVASRINNRGPPRITDVPLDFDKITPPPHPFMPTKTPPPYPFDRPPHHGVNLPEQIVPPLNRPGLHRPLPPWQRPRPRPPNRRPNPGLPMYKPVPIHHDPVETSQEANENETTHSENNIHQDEMPLINLPDTNTTEAPEKEEFKTTTETSTTTSTTETTTTSTTTEKPTTTSTTTTTTEKPTTTSTTTTTTTTTEKPTTETTKQTTTTDKPTTTEKLTTSEKPKTEKPTKIDKDKKKDSTAVVEKKHKVNEDKVVNKIAKNETMVEQILQPSIPENRPQFSSSSATPTPTEGLLEHVTSPLDSTTPIEISSINQQPLPTSQGMPYQPYRPRPGIVLDDTDFKPHGSRYRPERPDAAVITAPEVRLPGYGEIFDVTVSAIQGPGEAGSVHIEHINPASVGEHDDIIVSPSGEQGFVSIDGKRTYLNLFDSSTPTTGGPTRVHTPPQHSVPPVAAPSHRPPHSPHSPGPQLGTGVAIPADDEPAPPVRRPAPPQLLRPHQYARPTPAVRIDTCIVGDDSTCDQSQNEKCRTEAGISSCQCRPGYARRVHRDPCRRVVALILNLRVDRLYDRKVTWDAKLADKDSEPYQQLSFEAVRAIDSAFSMTPFSDDFVQGAVNGLHRGDGQHEGVFVNYTILLQETAETLRPAAASDIQKHVVGVLRRRHHNVGTSALWVRAPAASVPPLADVDECSSPELNDCHELASCTNTWGGFKCACPSWTLDTSPGSGPGAAGRWCRACAATHCSDRGVCKYHNGQPYCTCSSGYYGSTCEVDGEVVGAAAGASLAAALVIALTLAALLSWRYAHTHTHTHTLHVRGGRGGGGRGGGRLARGRARHRAHARRAALLEVRAHTHAHTHTTRARWTGRWWARRRAPRSRPRSSSRSRSPRCSPGGTRTHTRTHTHYTCEVDGEVVGAAAGASLAAALVIALTLAALLSWRYAHTHTHTHTLHVRGGRGGGGRGGGRLARGRARHRAHARRAALLEPQMVPRAEGSGHGLAGVQLHGGQHHQDAAGGTAAIPGDAGGAHALGSDRGGDGAGQPLRPGRADDGDASVLGAVRRVPDSTARATAQDGRAREPLGHVEHGRLPREHHLTPQPLRLWWAHGVQQFRSVESRARAS, from the exons ATGGCCGCTGTTAGAGTAAGATGGCGGACGCGGAGGTGCCTCGGCGTCGTTTGTCTTATGATGTTCATACATGTTGCTAATG gATATGAAGAAACGTATACAATATCTCAACTGTCACCAAAGTCAGGCTCCATCGGCGAGTCGACGCACATCGTGCTACAGACGAGCACGGTGCAGGACCTGCCCTTCAGCATAGAGCCCAGCGTCAAGCACCACGATGACGTCACCGAACTCACCACCGACGAACATGTCATGCCCAAATCAGCAGAATTCATCGTACGAGAATCAAGATCCATCAATGATGACATTCCATCATCAAACAACGAGATTGATTCGGAATTAGAAGTGCATAATAAGAGGAAGTATTACGACATACATCCAACTAAAACTGTAAATTATTACAACAGTGATGACGGTGTCATCCTGCCCTCAGAGCGGTTCGGAGACAGGCTCGACTTCAAGTTTCCGGGGGAAGGACAGCGGGTCCCGAAAGCGCGGGCGCTGGCGCCGACGGGACCCAGAATACGGCCTACTGCAGTGCAGCCGATCTTTGCCACGGCCACCCCTAGAGACGAGGGGCGGCAGAACTCGGACATACAGAATATTATTACTGGTATAGTTAAGTTGTTGAATGGTAACGTGAACGTTCAAGCTAACTCTCAGCTTCTGAACGGGAGACCTGGAAGACCGGTGGCTTCCAGGATAAACAACCGCGGTCCTCCAAGGATTACGGACGTCCCGCTAGACTTCGACAAGATCACTCCGCCTCCCCACCCCTTCATGCCCACAAAAACTCCTCCGCCTTATCCATTCGATCGACCTCCCCATCATGGGGTCAATTTACCTGAGCAAATTGTGCCTCCATTGAATCGGCCAGGGCTCCACCGGCCCTTGCCTCCATGGCAGCGGCCGAGACCACGACCACCGAATAGACGACCCAACCCTGGCCTTCCCATGTACAAACCGGTGCCAATACACCACGATCCAGTAGAAACGTCTCAAGAAGCAAATGAAAATGAAACCACACATtctgaaaataatatacatcaaGATGAAATGCCTTTAATAAACCTACCAGACACCAACACAACAGAAGCTCCAGAGAAGGAGGAATTTAAAACCACTACCGAAACAAGTACAACAACTTCTACAACAGAAACAACAACAACGTCGACGACAACAGAAAAACCGACAACAACGTCTACTACTACGACAACAACTGAGAAGCCAACAACAACGTCAACAACAACGACGACAACGACAACCACCGAGAAACCAACGACAGAAACAACGAAGCAAACAACGACTACAGATAAACCAACTACAACAGAAAAACTGACGACATCAGAGAAACCAAAGACTGAGAAACCTACCAAAATAGACAAAGATAAGAAGAAAGACAGTACCGCTGTGGTCGAAAAGAAACATAAAGTCAATGAAGATAAGgttgttaataaaattgctaaaaaTGAGACAATGGTGGAACAGATCTTACAGCCGTCCATCCCGGAGAATAGACCGCAGTTCAGTTCGTCATCCGCCACTCCAACGCCTACTGAAGGCTTGCTGGAACATGTGACTTCCCCATTAGATTCTACTACACCGATAGAAATATCTTCAATCAACCAACAACCATTGCCCA CATCCCAAGGTATGCCGTACCAACCGTACCGTCCTCGGCCGGGCATAGTCCTGGACGACACGGACTTCAAGCCGCACGGGTCGCGGTACCGGCCCGAGAGACCGGACGCGGCCGTCATCACTGCGCCCGAGGTCCGGCTGCCGGGCTACGGGGAGATCTTCGACGTCACTGTGTCCGCTATACAGGGACCTGGGGAGGCGGGCTCTG TTCACATCGAGCACATAAACCCTGCATCAGTCGGAGAGCACGACGACATTATCGTGTCTCCGTCGGGCGAACAAGGGTTCGTGTCCATCGACGGGAAGCGCACCTACCTCAACCTGTTCGACAGCTCCACGCCCACCACGGGCGGACCCACGCGCGTCCACACGCCACCGCAGCATTCTG TGCCACCAGTAGCCGCACCATCTCACCGTCCTCCACACAGCCCACACAGTCCAGGCCCACAGCTGGGCACAGGCGTGGCGATCCCAGCAGACGATGAGCCCGCGCCTCCAGTGAGAAGACCCGCGCCACCACAACTGCTCCGCCCGCACCAGTACGCCAGACCTACACCCGCTGTCAG GATCGACACGTGCATAGTCGGCGACGATTCGACGTGCGACCAATCGCAGAACGAGAAGTGTAGGACCGAAGCGG GCATATCCTCCTGCCAGTGCCGGCCAGGATACGCGAGGAGAGTGCACCGCGACCCGTGCCGCAGGGTCGTGGCGCTCATACTGAACCTCAGGGTTGACAGGCTCTATGATAGAAAG GTGACGTGGGACGCGAAGTTGGCCGACAAGGACTCGGAGCCGTACCAACAATTGAGCTTTGAAGCTGTCAGAGCG ATCGACTCCGCGTTCTCGATGACGCCGTTCTCTGATGACTTCGTGCAAGGCGCCGTGAACGGACTGCACCGCGGCGACGGACAGCACGAGGGCGTCTTCGTCAACTACACCATACTG CTGCAGGAGACGGCGGAGACGCTGCggccggcggcggcgagcgACATCCAGAAGCACGTGGTGGGCGTGCTGCGGCGCCGCCACCACAACGTCGGCACCTCCGCGCTCTGGgtgcgcgcgcccgccgccagcgTGCCGCCGCTCGCAG ACGTAGACGAGTGCTCGTCCCCGGAGCTGAACGACTGCCACGAGCTCGCCTCCTGCACCAACACCTGGGGAGGGTTCAA GTGCGCGTGTCCATCGTGGACCCTGGACACGTCCCCAGGGTCAGGTCCGGGCGCGGCGGGTCGGTGGTGCCGCGCATGCGCCGCCACACACTGCAGTGACCGAGGAGTGTGCAAGTACCACAACGGACAGCCTTACTGCAC ATGCTCGTCGGGGTACTACGGCTCGACGTGCGAG GTGGACGGGGAGGTggtgggcgcggcggcgggcgcctCGCTCGCGGCCGCGCTCGTCATCGCGCTCACGCTCGCCGCGCTGCTCTCCTGGAggtacgcgcacacacacacgcacacacacacactacacGTGCGAGGTGGACGGGGAGGTggtgggcgcggcggcgggcgcctCGCTCGCGGCCGCGCTCGTCATCGCGCTCACGCTCGCCGCGCTGCTCTCCTGGAggtacgcgcacacacacacgcacacacacacactacacGTGCGAGGTGGACGGGGAGGTggtgggcgcggcggcgggcgcctCGCTCGCGGCCGCGCTCGTCATCGCGCTCACGCTCGCCGCGCTGCTCTCCTGGAggtacgcgcacacacacacgcacacacacacactacacGTGCGAGGTGGACGGGGAGGTggtgggcgcggcggcgggcgcctCGCTCGCGGCCGCGCTCGTCATCGCGCTCACGCTCGCCGCGCTGCTCTCCTGGAggtacgcgcacacacacacgcacacacacacactacacGTGCGAGGTGGACGGGGAGGTggtgggcgcggcggcgggcgcctCGCTCGCGGCCGCGCTCGTCATCGCGCTCACGCTCGCCGCGCTGCTCTCCTGGAg CCGCAAATGGTCCCGCGAGCAGAAGGCAGTGGGCATGGGCTCGCCGGTGTTCAACTACATGGCGGCCAACACCATCAAGACGCCGCCGGTGGGACAGCCGCCATACCAG GTGACGCTGGAGGAGCGCATGCGCTGGGCTCAGATCGCGGAGGCGATGGTGCAGGCCAACCACTACGCC CCGGACGCGCAGACGATGGCGACGCGTCCGTCCTCGGCGCTGTTCGGCGGGTACCCGACTCTACCGCCCGTGCCACTGCCCAG GATGGGCGTGCTCGGGAACCACTCGGGCACGTTGAACACGGTCGCCTCCCGCGGGAACACCACCTCACACCACAACCTCTACG